In Triticum aestivum cultivar Chinese Spring chromosome 5B, IWGSC CS RefSeq v2.1, whole genome shotgun sequence, the following proteins share a genomic window:
- the LOC123116403 gene encoding uncharacterized protein — translation MEFLQAPDIWDRILSLLPLRDAARAGCVSRALLSSWTRRPNLTFTEETLGLAGNACRKPELARTFQNRVYRVLKKHSGVGVKAFKLHHCGSGFNIHDLNRWLQIAVTPGIEEVVLSVPMHRRKYKYGPHYGYEWVSYNFPCSVFSNGSGNSIRHLHLASCAFHPVAGLAHLTRLHLFKVDITGDELGCFLSNSFAMEELNLTKCGNVIHLKIPCLLHRLNCLAVLQCVALKVIENKAPNLWIVRIDSQPEKVPVGDVLQVKDLQMQDCYESNLVHYARAKLPSIMPNLETLSLESTGEVFNTPILPVKFLYLKNLRIFLHDRGMKGFSPGYDYFSLVSFLDACPVLENFVLAVLQASVRQELISGDPHLRQMPEHQHGNIKNVTIKGFCAAKSMVELTCHILENATSLECLTLDTICDNGSEDLDRTFDDGIARCYTVLN, via the exons ATGGAATTTCTCCAAGCACCT GACATATGGGATCGTATCCTTTCCTTGCTGCCCCTGCGGGATGCTGCTCGAGCTGGTTGTGTATCTCGCGCGTTGTTAAGTTCCTGGACACGCCGTCCCAACCTCACCTTCACAGAGGAAACACTCGGCCTGGCTGGAAATGCATGTCGAAAACCTGAACTTGCACGAACTTTCCAAAACAGAGTTTACCGCGTTTTGAAAAAACACTCGGGCGTTGGTGTGAAGGCATTCAAGCTTCATCACTGTGGTTCTGGTTTCAACATTCATGATCTGAACAGGTGGCTTCAGATTGCCGTTACTCCGGGGATTGAAGAAGTCGTACTTTCAGTACCAATG CACCGGAGAAAGTACAAATACGGGCCTCACTACGGGTACGAATGGGTGTCTTACAACTTCCCCTGCTCAGTTTTTTCCAACGGGAGTGGAAACTCGATTCGACATCTTCACCTCGCCAGTTGTGCCTTCCACCCTGTTGCCGGACTTGCTCACTTGACAAGGCTGCATCTGTTTAAGGTGGACATTACAGGAGATGAGTTAGGGTGCTTCCTTTCTAATTCTTTTGCTATGGAGGAGCTGAATCTCACTAAATGCGGTAACGTCATTCACCTGAAGATACCTTGCCTGCTACACAGGCTCAACTGCCTGGCGGTGCTGCAGTGCGTAGCTCTAAAAGTGATAGAAAATAAAGCTCCAAATCTTTGGATTGTTCGCATCGATAGCCAACCAGAGAAAGTTCCAGTTGGAGATGTACTGCAAGTGAAGGACCTCCAAATGCAGGATTGTTACGAATCTAACCTTGTTCATTATGCTCGTGCCAAGCTTCCATCCATTATGCCAAATCTTGAAACCCTCAGCCTAGAATCGACCGGGGAG GTGTTCAATACGCCAATCTTGCCTGTCAAATTCCTCTACCTCAAGAACTTGCGTATTTTTCTTCATGATCGAGGGATGAAGGGCTTTTCCCCAGGCTACGATTATTTTTCTCTCGTTTCTTTTCTGGATGCTTGTCCTGTCTTGGAGAATTTTGTCTTGGCT GTATTACAGGCTAGCGTAAGGCAGGAATTGATTTCCGGAGACCCGCATCTGAGGCAGATGCCTGAACACCAGCATGGCAACATCAAGAATGTGACGATCAAGGGCTTCTGCGCTGCAAAGAGCATGGTCGAGCTAACCTGTCATATTCTTGAGAATGCAACATCACTCGAGTGCCTTACGTTGGACACCATATGTGATAATGGCTCTGAAGACCTTGATAGGACTTTTGACGACGGAATTGCTAGATGCTACACAGTGTTAAACTAG